The Styela clava chromosome 11, kaStyClav1.hap1.2, whole genome shotgun sequence genome includes the window ATCAATTGATCCGGTAGTTGCAAAAAGAAgctattttttcaaagcaaCAGTTTTGCAAAATGATCCATACGTCCATTACGTATCcaataaacattatttatgACATACATCGTAATTTGCGACCTTTGTTAGATCCTCTTTGGTTAAACAAGAATATCTTCAGATTTATCATACACTCGACCAAAATTCGGATTATGGAATCCATCATCACAGAGCAAACTTTGCTTGCTCAACTTTAGGTTCATTTGAACCCAAATCCTACGAATGCCATTTAATTGAGAATGAGTTTAAACACATTATACTTAAATTTTATACGCTAGTATTGATCTAAAAGTCGCCTCGTGTTGAATTCATATccaaattaaatatacattattgATGGAGATGTTGCTGTATAAAATGCGATCTAGCCTTTTAGCTATATAAATACGGTGTTCGATGcacaaataaattttgcaatgtaaataacacattttcaaattaaaatccTGCATTAGAGCGTAGCAACAAATACCATTATTACCTGCCACTCCGAGGCAGTGATATCTGTAAGATGTCGACGTCCTCACGTTTATGTGAAAAATGACCATTCATAAATATGACGATGAGATAAGTAAATTTATACGACCAGAAATAGAAGCACTTTTAAAACTACCGTGCGAATAATCATAAATACGCCAgttaaatattgaaaaccaaTCTTCGAATTTACAGGTGTACACACAGAGTTTTATAGCTAACCGCAATATGACACGTACAAAACTAGTTTTGGTGGACATTGAATGAATAAGTAAATGATGAAGACAGCTTAATTATGAACTTATTCATGACAGCCGGCGACTAAACTACGACTGCTAGCTGCTACATTTTTCTTCGTTTACCAGTTTATAGTATGTTTCACAATTTGTGATATTTGCACGAACAACCGTCATTGGTGCCGTatcttttcgtatatatatactgaaaatgATTGCTTTTTGATTCTCTATTCATACtgatttgaaattatttgagCAATCTTTTCCGTCAGCCAAGCAGAACAAACATAAATACCGATGAAAATGTAAATAGTTCTAATTGTATATTGTGTAACATTGAACAAATCTAAAAATCAACGTTCACAATTAATAACTAATTAATGCAGACGTATTTGTTTGACGCAGGGTCGATATCGGAATCTATGGGAAAAGTACTACTCAAAGTGTGATGCAATCATCTTCGTTCTCGACAGTTCTGATCGCTTGAGAATACCAGTAGCTAAAGAAGAACTTAATGAACTACTCAAACATCCTTCGATTGCGGGAAAACCTAATCTACCAATATTGTTCTATGCCAACAAATGTGACATCAGAAATTCAATGCCAGCGCCGAAATGCGCACAACTTTTAGGCCTCAACAAAGGGTCATGGGAAGGAAATGACTTGGATAATGAAAGTCCTGATTTTAGACCTTGGTATATTTGTGCATCAAATGCTCAGACTGGCGAAGGTTTAAATGAAGGAATCAAGTGgatttcagaaaaattagtATCCCCTGGCAAGGTCAATCGCCTGGTTTAGTAATGtttatatcagaaaataaacaTTGAATTACCAAAGCCATAAGTTTCAATCTTTTATATAAAAGCATCGTAATGATCATTACAATATTTATGTCAATATTAAACGAATCTAGGATTATGATTATTATTtgagtatatataaataaaatattgatcctatttattaaataaactaATGCAGTGAACGAATGTGATaatatgaatttaaaatgtaaatgAACACGTTTTAATATATTCTTGTGACGTTTTGATTATTTGTGAACATACAAAATTGTGCGCTcgcgtagtatgtgaaccaagatggcggacaccggaacatagtatgtataccaggttagagttaggccataatttcattccaatttccttattttagttctattacaagtttggagaatagccaagtgactcccgtagtatttgtacctgaaattatggcctaaccctaacctggtacacatactacgttccggtgtacgccatcttggttcacatacttcgggagtatccaAAATTGTGTCCCAGTTCAATTATCTTCTAGAACTTAATGAGGTTTTTGTCTCAGCGACACAGCTATtttaccattaaaaatatttattttttttacttcgGTTCTAATATCGTGATCAATTCTGTACTAATACAGGTCGGGGTGCTACCTACTAAAAAATGCAATGCATACCCGCATGCTTTTGCACCAACCAATATTTGCACCCACTGACATCTGCACTCATAGATtctagcacccgcatatagattacacccgcggacatttgcacccatggacttTGCAGtttgcacccacgaacatttgcacccctgtacatttgaacccacgaacatttgtaCCTTGGACATTTGCACCAACGGAAATTTGCACCTGCAGATTGCACCCGCGAAAATTTGCACCTACCTAcgtttgcacccacggacattcgcattcacgtacatttgcacccatggaaaTTTGTACCCGTGACGTTTTCACGCATATGCATTCGCCCCAAGAACACCTGCTGTACCCGTGGATATTTGCACCTGTATAAATTTGCATCCACAGTCGTGCTAGCTCGCGATGTCGCGAATAACAGTGTTTCAGAAAAACTATAACcaactacaaatatatattcgaaataaAGACGGATTACAAATTTTAAGCTGACACAGCAAACGAAAACCGATCGTAGATGGATTAATTCAGTGTAAACGCCAGTGTAAAACCAACTGTACGAGACAAGAGAGACGTGCTTTGAGAAAGAGTAATAGATAACAGAAATCAGATAGCGAGACACGAGCGAAAGCAGAATTTGTACGGAACAGGTTGTTTACAGCACTTTCCTACTTTTTGTATTGTTGGGTCAGAATGGTGTCTATACCGATGCGGATTGTTTTCCGCCGGTTTCGGGTTTTTGCTCGACCTGAGTTGATGTATGGAAATCCAAATTTATCGCGTTCGGGTTTGCAATAAGTTCGTCTTCATTACCATTCATAACATTAAGGAGTCGTCCGTATTTCGACGCGAATGTCAATGAAACCTTTTTTACTTCAACGACTGGTATACATGGGTGTAAACTGCAAATGTTTGAGGGTGCGAAATTCTATGGTTGCAAATGTCTATGAATGCAAATGGCCATCGATGCAAATATTCGTgagtgcaaatgttcatgggtgtaTATGTATGCGGGTGCAATTTTACGTGGGTGCTAATGactgcgggtgcaaatgtacgtgggtgcaaatgtccgcggCCCAAATGttcgcgggtgcaaatgtacgtgggtgcaaatgtacatgtcACTATGCTGTGTTTGTTGAGCAATTGAATTGCTCATTCCAAAAAGGCCACGTAATGGCACAATTTCTAAAATAGGCCAAATTGAATACAAAGTAACAGACCAGAGTAAACGTAGCAACAAATAAAAGTAGCCTAATATTctttatgtattatgtatttGACTTGCAACCAATTATTTAAATATGAGATTGAATTGTGCATAAACACTCTGAACTTTGCTCATATTTATGTGAAGTATTCTTTCAAACCATAAATGATACAAATACATTCATATTTCTTCAATATATTTACTATTCTTTCCTTGCTCACACAAATCACAAAAACGGGGGGATTGTGAGACGACCGAGGACCTGAATAACCAAAAGACGTTTGAACTCAAAAGTTAAGGCCAGTTCAATTCTCTCAAAGTCACATACTTATTAACAGTTGCGATGGTGCATTTGTACTTCTATGTggcaaatataataaaaccCAATATAAATACTTAGCAGCGGATTTTAGCAAATATACTGTGGTGGTAGATATAGTTTTGCTTCCGGTTCATATATTGGCGTAAATGCATAAAAAATTATGTTATACTAATCGTGGATGCAATTCGGACTGAATTCATTGTGGAGTCGACGATAACCAAGTTCGAAATTTAGGCTCTATCCGATCCAGTTACAAAATCTCAAAACAATTAACCATTGGAGttcaaaaaactaaaatgaattGATTAACGGCAAGGAAGCGGCAATTTTCGAATTTTTGGAAAGTCCAATTCAACtagatattatttttttagatatttactaTGTTTCATTCTGTTGAAGACACGTAAATAACGCACACACttcttttaaatttcaattacaTCAACTCTTTACTAGACAAATAACAACCATTATTCTGTGTTTTCTCATTGTATACAGTACTTcgtaacaaaattattttatggaaGTACGCAGACGCAAAAGTTGTTTGATTTTGATCCACTAAGTTGACATTCGAAAGTGAAAGTTCTTGTTCAAATTTGTCCCTCTTGAAAATTATCCCACGTTCACCATGTtcgtttttcataaaataaaagataatcaaaacaaatatatagttGATGGtagaatttgataaaataaaattttgctttaaaaattatTCTACTTGAAGATGACGGTTCCGCATTTGAAAACCTGGCATCAAGAAATGTAGTTTTTTCGCGCAGGTAAAAAACACCGTTGTGTGATAAAATCTACCTACGTGTCACTTAAGCGCAGCCAAAGGGCATTCTACGAATTGTCAAATACAGTATCGCTTCTCAAAGACTTGTTTACTTGTTGCGCTTGACAGGTTCATGACTTCGGCCCTATTTACCTCAtgagtcatattttttacaCGTGGATCGTCGATTGACGATTGTTGTGGCACGTAAGAGATAGTTATCAATTGAATGGAATTTGTACTGCCTTTGAAAGTAAGGTAGGATGCAGAATCAAAGAATGGGGTTATGAACGACAAattcttttataaaattatatgtgAATATTTGCATATACTATTATGTCAACAACATACTATTATGAAAAACGCcctttatattttaaattaagaaaaaattgAATGCTCATAATTAAAATAGTTTACACAGTGGTGGGGTCCGGAGTTCGCATAAGTTCGAGCGAACTCATTCTTggaatttcgtgatgtacagcAAACGCTAATAAACACATTGGCGCATAGTATGAGGAAGAAACTGTTGGAACGAATGTTCGAATTCCGTTAGGAATGGTCTTGAACGGCCAGGACCACCAGCACAGGCATAATCTAAGTGACTGGAATGAAACAATGTATACCGCCAAATAACTCATCCAACATAACCTGGTAACCGTGGCTGAAAACCTACCAGGGTGATAAGTTTTAAAGCGGGGAGGCGAGCATTCGAAAATCCACGCGATATCACTTTTTACTAGGAACCGTGAACTTGTAATCTGTTCAAGCTGAATATTATGGATATTGAgtaaatttctatttttgaaaactatAATCGAAACGAATTCACACGAGAGTGCATTTCTTAGTTTTTTGTTCTGGCGTATCCTATAATCGGTGACAATTATTGTCGTCGATTGTGTACTGCATTTCTGCTTCCCTGACGTTAACTTAGCCGCACTTAACACATTGCCGCGGGGTTAAGACGTGTAAGCGGAATTACTTGcgttcaaatataaatatgtcCGGTCACATTTACTTTAACGGCCTCCATGTAACTAGAATGAAAGTGTATTTCCAGTTACTCTAAACAAGGTATTGTTGTTTATTGGGTCATTAGTAATCGATTCAGTGGCTTAACTTATGTAACTAAGTATATGACTCAAACATTGAAATTTCTGAAAGATACAAAAGTGTTGTTGCACGTCCTATAGATtttcatatataaatttatggaACCATGAGTAAAAGCTAGTATGCTAAACAATTGGGATAGTATATAACACCCACTGTGCGAGATAGCCGCATCCCACTGATAGCTGTGTCCCAGCAGCCAAGCTGTAAAAAATCTCTCCCAATGCTCCGTCACAATTTTAAGCTTCAGCCAATGTTTAATATCAATATAAGCTTTGCCTGAAACAAATCATAGTGCGGTCGAATATTCCGACTTTCGTTGCAGTCGGTATCTGTTGGAATGGGGCATTCTATCAGGGTGTTGTGGCTAAAGTGTTACGACGCCTTTGTCGCGTTGGCTAAATaggttttaaaaatttgactctATCCGGAACATTGTGATCAAGACTGCGGTAATATGAAACCGGGATCGTTGTTATTCTTTTCCTTAAAAGTGTTACATTCAGAAGATTAATTTTAGTATCCGCATGATTCAGCGCAGCCTTTTCTATCTTGGAGTCGCTCCTccgagaataaataaatatgaactGACGTGTACGGTTTCTGTTTTAAAAGAATAATTAAAGCACGGTACAGGTCACGTTAACCAATAAAAACGCTACAAGATACACGATCAGTATTGCGGTTTCAAAGAAACACGACCCTAAGGGCAAATCCAAGACTTGTAAACGTAAATTCGTTAGACCTTTTATGTAAAGTATGTGGAAAAGACACATCGTATTCCAGTCAGCATAAGCTACGAGATGAATCTTACGGCGTAGTAACATCGGAGTGTTACGACAACTATCATAAATAATATTGAGTCAGTAAACCTTATCAGCTTGCCCATCACGCGTAGCGGGATAGAATTACTTGCGCCTTCAAGTCATAGTTCTCTGGCGGCATGTTTGTCAATTTTGCGTTAGGGTATTTAATATCAAACGGTAAcgattgaaatcattttttattttagtaatgACTATATCTAACCATTAGTTATTAATTTGATGCTATGTCTCGCTATCAATTTACCAAAAATGTAAAACGTGTAGTGATAACGAGGCAAGAAACAGCACCAGGCATTTTCTGAGGCTAGTAGACATAGTGACATAAATAAATTGTTGCTTACGCGAACGTAAAAGATatctaaatataaattt containing:
- the LOC120347820 gene encoding ADP-ribosylation factor-like protein 6, with amino-acid sequence MGFWGSLSKWLAGKKREARILCVGLDNSGKSTILDKFKPKKDQRMDTAATLGFSVEKFKFSNITFTAFDMSGQGRYRNLWEKYYSKCDAIIFVLDSSDRLRIPVAKEELNELLKHPSIAGKPNLPILFYANKCDIRNSMPAPKCAQLLGLNKGSWEGNDLDNESPDFRPWYICASNAQTGEGLNEGIKWISEKLVSPGKVNRLV